The stretch of DNA aTTCTTGAGCAACAACCACCATTGGTAGAAGGAGAGTTGAACCACATTGAAGCAACTTCCACAACTTCTACAGTAACTCAGACACTGCCAAATTAAAAGAAGATGGCTCCATTGACTGCTTCAAGGCAAGGTTAGTTGCATAAGCCTTTACTCAAATTCCTGAGATTGATTTTGATAGAACTTTCAGTCCTGTAGTTAAACACACCACTATTCGCTTTGTCGTTGCTCTTTCTCTTTCACTAAATTGGAGTATGAAACAACTTGatgtaaaaaatgattttctccATGAAAACATTAAAGAGATTGTTTATATGGAGCAACTTCTCGGATTTTTAAATCTCGACACACCAAATCATGTATGCTTATTGAAGATATCTCTATACGGACTTAAACAAGCGTTGTGTGCTTGCTTTTATCATCTATACACCTTTCTGCTTCATCTTGGTTTTCATCGCAGCACTACATATTCTTCACTCTTCATTCTCAAAACAAGTTCAGTGGCCacattgattttaatatatgttgacGATATTTTAGTTGCAAGCAACAATGACGTCTTTATTACAAATCTGATTTAGTAACTCAGTCATGAGTTCGCTATTAAAGACCTTGGACCTTTGCACTATTTTTTGGGCATAAAATTCATTTGCTTCAAGGATGGTCTTTTCTAACTCAATAGAAGTATTTCAATGACTTGTTCTCTAAAACTAAAATGCTCAGTTGCAAAGCCATGGCCACACCACAAGTCACCAAAGAAAAACCATCATCTTCTAATAATGTTATTGTTGATGCTATAGAATTTTGCAACATTGTAGGTGCACTAGAATATTTAACTTTCACTCGTCCAGATATCACTCATGCTATTCAACTCTTCGCTGAGCCCACTGTGACAGATTTAAAGGTAGTTAAGTACATTTTGGGTTATCTCAATGGCACACAAAATTAGGGGTTGCGCTACCTTTACAACATTTTCCCTTCCTTGTATGGGTTTAGTGACGCTGATTTGGTTGGTTGTACTATCACATGACAAAGTACTACATGTTATTGTGTCTTTATTGGTGCTAATTGCATATCTTGGTCCTCTAAGAAGCAATCCATTGTTGCTTGCTCTAGTACTGAAGCAGAATATCGCTCCATGGCTCACACTGTTGCCAAGCTAACATGGATCACTTGTCTCTTTCATGACACATGTGTTTCTCTTCCTCATGCTCCACAACTATTTTGTGATAATATTAGTGCTCTACATATGACAATTAATCCGGTTTTTCATGCTTGCACCAAACATATTGAATTTGACTATCATTTTGTTAGTGAAAAAATAGCCATATGAGCTCTTGTTACTCCTTACATTCCTACATTATCACAACTCGTCGATGTCTTTACCAAACCACTGGTGAATAATTCGTTTCCCAAATTCCGCAGCAAGCTAGGTGTGTATCCAAATCCACCTGCCAACTTGGGGGACAtgataaggaacataatacaaaacttttgatatatgttaattctaaaattaataagGACGAAAAATCtacaacaatttcaaaaatgGGAGGATTGCAAAAGTCATGtgtcaataatttaaaatctgCAACAGTTTCAAAATGAGAAGATGACAAAAGTCTTGGGtcaataactttaaaatatttttaagcatGTACTTCTATTGTTTTTCATGTATAAATGTACTCTTCGTAAAATCAATTAAGATAACGTTTATGCAAATTTCTTTAAGTCGTACATATGCTTATAAAAACCATGCCAAGTCATACATGCGAGAGTACAACTATAGCTAAAGTCGATATATGCATGAACAACAAAGTTGACACTTGCATGTACACTTAAAAAGTCATTTGATTAAGTATTAATCAATTGTGATACTCTAAACATCCATAAAGGTGGACactctctctttactttttcGGGTCCTgcttaataaattatatttggtGTTTATGAAGAAATTTGATGTAATCATAAATACTTTTTCCAAACATCTATAATGGAGAAATTTGGTGTTTATGaagtattatattaaaaaaaataataataaataagtgaCGTGTAATTGTCAGATCTACttaaacacaaacaaaaaatagCTATATTGTAGACGTTGCAAAGCTACCAAATTTGTAGACACACCCTGACTACTGACTAGTAGTTTAATGTGGATTTAGTTATGATACAAAAGGGGTTAAACATCATAATCAGAACCCATCTTGGAAACTTTTCGGACAAGAAAGTTAATAAACCCCTTTGGGATGCCATACCACAAGTGTACATTTTACACGTTCCTCAACACTATAGAGGGatcatgtaaaaaaaaacactatagAGAGATGTAGATCAGagtaaataaagaaaaagaaaatatatagatCACAATTCACAAGAGTAACATTGAGCAAGTAGAATATCAAGATCCTAACCATTATCATTGTCGGTTACTATACATGATCATTATTCAAAGGCTTGAAGCAAAAGCTAATTAATTCTGGGCATTTAGGGGAGGCATAGTTATAGGAAAAAGAATTAAGTATCCAGGTAGAATAAAGTAACATCTCCAATCCTTTTATCtagaaatagtaaaaaaaaccaGTACATCTACACATCCAAGGGTAATTGGACACAGAAGAGGGATGCCTTAGGAGATATTTATGAATCATGAGAAAGAACCGGCCTTTGATTTTGGTGTTTTCTGCTTGACAAAGAAAGCTGATGGCACGCTCCTGCTGCGAGTAGGGGTTTGGTCAGACTCACGGCGATTTGCGTTGTCAAATGACCTGAACGCTGTCAATGGTTTGGAACCATCCAAAGCATCCTGCAGATCGAGTACTCATGAGTAACTTTttgacaattaaattattttagattttagaaAACAAAAGGAACATGAAGAAATGCACTCTTCAACTATCATGGGCAAACAACATGGCTAGCTGGAAATGTAGACTACAGTTTCAAATATTTGGCTCACTAATTGATAGACTATGGTAACATTTATTGGGCATGGTGcatgtcaaataaaataaaaaaccacaGCAGAAGTGAAGAACCATGCATCTTCCTATCTCATTTAGTGACATTGTAACCTGAATTAAAAATCTCAGTTGaaagttcttttattttatgtgatGCATATGCAATTGGAACATGACCAGTCATCCCCCACCGAAGTTTCTCAATGTAAACTACGAAATGGTAAATATAATTGGGTGGCTGACGTAATGATCTCCAACAAAAACCTATTTCTCCAATTGAACAAACACTTGTAAGAACCTCATACTAAAAATATGAGCTGTTTCTACCCAAGGACTAGAGGCAAACACCTCTCAATCGATCAAttcttgcaaaaaaaaaaaaacttatgttaGTGAAagatataaagaaaaatggCCTGGACTTATTATGAAGCTGTAATTCTAAAGCAATGTGTCACTATTATCAGTTGAAGCCCTCAAATTCTCCCAAGAAGTCTTACACATCGAATATTAATGCTTTATCCTATGCTAGAAAAGTAAAACACTTCTCTTTGAAACAATGTTTATGCCCATAATGTAGCAGCAACACACACCCCATATAGACTACTACTAAAATGAAGAACTTCATAACCTACTGCAATGCAGAGCTTATCACCTACATGAACTGTTAATCAAGTCCAAGTCATTGAATTATTTCATACAAGAGTTTATTTGGTAACATTAACAGAAATTTAACacttttttccttttcaacCAAGTACTAGCCAAGCAATTTCAGCAAAACATTAACAAACACGTTTTAGAACAATGGCAGACAACTAGCAAAGAATAGGTAAACTATAATGAAAAATTGGCAATCAAATATGGTGCTGCCAGGCACTTTCagtttttgataaataatatgcCATTACCCTGCGTGTGCCGCCTAAAGTTTGTACAGGTATGCTAGAAGTAGGAACTCCATTCGTTAAGTGAATTTGTGCTGGTGAGGATTTCATCCAGGTGCTCTCTTCATTGTCTGCAGGGACATAAGGAGATATGATTTATACATCAAGAAATAATCTTTGTTTGACTAATTTAActgaattattatattatacaaGAGATACAACTATATCACAAACCTAAAAGGTGGAAAAATCCAGAGGCCTTGGCAGAAAACTTTGGGTTCTCGATGCTGCAAAAGAAGATATCATATTATAATGCCATTCATGTTTTAGAGCTGAAAACAGAAAAAGCAGCAATGTTGTGCAATCTCATACAATCAAATTCCCCTGAACTTGAACTTACTTTGGGGAAGCATGGGGAGTCCCTTTCAATGTAGACTTAGTCTCTGATGCTAAATGCCATGAAAGGGTTTTTGCTGGAGGGGCACctagatataaaaatatatattctgattaataatatactattcacaaatggaaaaagaatcactgtcaaaataaacacaaattctAGAAGGGACAAAATTCCCTCCACCACACACCTGAAGATTGAAAACGAGTTCTGGTTTGAAATGAATTCTGTTTTGCATCAATCTGTATGTGTGGACTGAAATGTACCTTTTTATTGACAGAATCTAGCTTGCATTGTTAAACAAACATGCATAGAATCATTAGTAAAAACTACGGGTATAGATATGCCGTGCCAATAATCAGATCCAGACCAACATAAAAGCAAGGAGCCCTACTTGGCAAAATATAGTGCTTATGATGTCTGGGAATGAAAGCCAACAACTGCTGCTGCCGAAGACCTTCTTTCTGCGTGTAAATTTGGCACGTAAGAAGTTTCTGgtattaagaaaatatgttaCTTCAACTTCACAAGATATTTGTCtattaaaacataatatttaaaaaatgatgtaATTACCTGATTTATAGTAGAGACCTTCAAATCCATGGTTGAGACATCCAATGTGTGCTGCTCAAGAAGGTCAGTTAACTTGTATGCAACAGTTCCAAGATGATCAACAGCATTCACAAGGGCTCTTACAGCATAATCTTTCAGGTTGTCAAGAACCCTAATGCATTAATAACATACAGCTAAGGAAATTTCAACACAGCTCAAAAACAAGAAtattttgggaaaaaaaaatgttattgacAATGGCACCCGTTTATGTCTTACCAGAAATTACGTATGATCCTATAATACTAAAGGAACCCACCccaaccagtcaccaaaacttTTAGGGACTCAAATTACATATCCTTTTAGGAATACTATAACACTATTTCTCACTAATTTCACAATTGAAACATGACCTTACTTTTTAAGAATCGGTATGGTGAATGCTTCTGTATTTACATATCAATAATGGGGGTACACTTGTGAAACTAAAGATTAACTAGAAGAAAATTGCACCAATAATTGTTTGTCCCGAAGTGGGAGTTTGGTCATGGAAGCCAGAGAGAAACCACAACAATCCTTATATTTTCTTAAGAACaagtttaagaaaaaaaaaacattaacaaaAAGGAATTCCTAAATTTGTTTCTGTTCACTATGGAGATAAGATTTTTCACAGTATTCTGCAGCCGAATAAAGTTGAGGCCTCAGATTCTTAAGTTCCTGAAAGACAATAATATGAGGATCAAATGACTGTCCAATCATGTCACAACAatcaaagataaataaataaaatcaaccaGTACCATTAGAAATTACACAGCCATGTTAATCCCTGAAACAGTGAtaactaatattaataatgCCACTTTGTTTATCTATGCACGTATTATTTAGTACCATTTGAATCCTGATTCCACAAATAAACATGTTTATACTACATCCCATTGACTTCAGGTCCAAATTTCCAAACATCTCATTATTCATTTCAGGATATCAAGCTAAACAGTTCCAATaacatttaaaaactaaataaaatctGCACAATTAACatcacaattttaataataattcaatccCCTAAGTTTGTATAGTTTGACAAACTTAAATTAACAAGCAATAATTAAGTAATCCTAGGACCGTGAATAGTTATTCCAGGATTAAGCTTGAACTATTTATATTTAGCACTCACATTTTAGATTAAAGACCTGTATGTCTATGAGATACAACACTGATTCGAACACATATGGTTACATTTaatcatgtatatatttttaaaaattattactatatatacATGTTTGGTATTTCTATCTACGTGCTTCATAGATTTTGATTAAAATCACATTTACGAAACCTAATTGGGAACCTACACAACTACATATGCCAGATACAAAATCCACCAAACAAATCGAAACAAATGCAGATCTGAACTctaaaaatagtataaataattaactaacagaaaaaaagaagaaaaagaaacagaGCGAAAAAAGTGAGAATTATTCAGAGAGAGAACCTGCAAGGCATTGACGAAGGTTTGGTAATGGTGCATGATATGATGCATTTTATAGGTAAATGTTACAAATAAATATCAATAcatatcaatttctttttcttacAAGCACAGTACAAAAAGATAATACCTTACCAATCAGCCAgagtttaaattaaaagaaaataaaaaaacaaatcgTAGTTTACCTCcctccctctctctctctcacacacacactCACACACATGCTTTCTTTTAGGGCCTAAATGcctaaataatatttcaatgaatttaccttttttttttttcttcttttcaattCTATGTTTTTAAATGATAATAGACGATAAGGAAATCAAAGGTTGTGACAGGTTAGCATCTTTATTACCAATGATGACTGCTACTCATACTCATATCAACAACAATAAAGGCCTCTATTCAATACTATAATCAGCCTCAAATCCTTGTCTAAAAGTAATGACCAAAATAACAAGGCATTCTAAAAAAAAGTTGTGTTGAGAAGCCACAAATCTCTTTCAGTTTTTCAATGGCAAAATTGCCACAGTATAAGAATGAACATCTCAGCTGCAAGAAGTCCAGCCTCTGGATTCATACCATTTGAGCTTTATAAATTTACAGAAACgcttaaattattgaaaattccatcagaaaaatgaattatttatcagtGTAATGACACAAGACACTATACTCAAACTAAAACAAGTaatctaacaaaaatataaatacccTTTTGGTTCTCTAAGCAAAACAAGTACATTCTCTAACACAACAAGAACAAAGGAGAAAACTTTAACCTCTCTTCCTTTGCATTAAACTTCAGAAGGCGTCTTAGCGACAATCGACAAAGCATGAAGTCCAGAATCCAACTCATCTTGAAGCAGATTATAAATAAGCCTATGCCTCTTAACCAAACTCTTCCCTTCAAACTCTTCAGAAACAACTTTAACATTGAAATGTGTCTCACCATCACTCCCTCTAACACCAGCATGTCCAGCATGTTGATAAGACACATCTTCAACTTCCAATTCAATAGGAAAAAGCTCCTTTTCAAGCTTCTCCTTAATCCTCTTCCCTCTCCCTCCCAATTCAACATTCTCATCATCAAAATCAGAACTTTGTGATGAAATCACAAAAGGGTCACTCGAATTCTCAACAAAGCTATCATCTTTAGAATCAGAATCTCCAACTGAGTTAAATTCAGAAGCACCCTTTTTCTCATCTTCAACATAAAGCAAAAGTGCTTTTTTCTGCATCAATTTAAGCATATTTAAAAACCCATTATTTCTAGAAGGTGTTAAACTCTGTTTCAACCCGAGAAGCACAACGAAATCGGGCGTGACCCGAATGATTTCGTTAACGGGTCGACCCGAAAAGCCTTGAACTAGCAAAGCAGCGAGACCTTTGGTGAGAACAGAATCGGAATCAGCTTCGTATACAACGTTTTTGTCACTGTCCAAGTAGGCTCGGACCCAAACCTGAGAAACACAACCTTCGACTTTGTTGTCTTTTGTTTTGAATTGGGGTTCGAGGGGTTTGAGGTTTTTGCCGTAGAAGAGAAGCTGTTCGTATTTAGATTTGGGTTCTTGTACGGATTGGAATAGGTTAACGATTTCTTGAAGCTTTGGAGGGAGTTCTTCAATAGGTTGAAGGGAAGTtgatgacgatgatgatgatggtaATGGTTTTGTTGGAAGTGTTTGGAAGGTGATGGGTTTGAAAGAGAAGAGGATGTTTTTTGGTGTAATGACGAAAGGTGAGGTATTTTTGTTGAAGAAGGAAAGAGGGAATTTAGATGTGAATAATCgaaatgaagatgaagaaaggGAATTGGTTGTGGACATGATTGTTGTTGCAGAAGCTATGTGCATTGCATTTGCAGTAGTTGGTTTGTTTGGTTGAGACTCACTGTACCAAAGACAAAGAGAGGAGATTTTCTTCTTATGGGCTTTTATTGATGGGTGGCCCAAGATagctggttttttttttcttctcggtTTTATCAAAAGTCTTCAATTTGTGTTTTGTATTGACCATTTTAGATACGAAAATATAAGTTTGAATTGATCGATtttgtgttttatatttttgggaatttttgaaaacattggaagagaaagaaaaaatcacttattttaataattacaattttcattcaatttcaatatttttatttattcgaAAATGCTACCAAgagaattgaaaataaaaattagtttgtAATTAAAGATGAAgtacataattattattttgtcaatAACAATGTGTTCTTGTTCAATCCCGATATTAACAGTTACATATAGATGTGATGTTGTTTATGTCTTTAGTTTAATCGATAGTTGATATTATATATGAGTGgttatatatagatatagatgTGATACCACTACTAATTTTGTGGTTTTTCCAAATGCATAGTTTGGGTGAGATAAGTAACACCAATACAAAAATCGAAATTTCTGATGTCAAGATATAAAAAGGGATAGGAGGTTAGATTTAGTGAGAAGCAAGGAttgaaatatatgaattattctTGGGAAATTAGTACATGAATAGCTTATATGTTGATAAAAACTTAAGTAGCAATTGCATCATATTTACATACATGGATTTTCAAACTCAACTACTTACACAGCCAACGAACACCCTATAAACTGGTGTCAGTAGATCTGCACACCATTAAGTCATAATATACAGGTTATTAGTTATAGCTCTATTATCAATTCAATTTTAACATTAATGTTTTTGAGTAACTTAAGGTAGTGTActaattttcctttttaagaTTCTGAAAGGTTAGAAGTTCCTTTCATTTTTATGTTACATGATTCTCTTTACTATTCTGCCTTCAATTTTCTTggttggtatattttttttcctccaaGCAGTGCACATGTTACTTGTAAGACAAAAATCTAATGTCTCTGACAAAGTGAACAATCTTTTTTTGAGTAATTTTGTTGTTCTTGTCGGGgataattaaatatgttgtcCAATGTCCATATTTGCTGTGATTTGAACATATATTCCCCTTTTGAAAGTTTGTTTTAATTGTGAAATTTGAATGGGATTGACAGTGATTAAATAGGTTTAAAATTTGGAACATGTCTCATTCTGGCTGAAAAATTCTTTATTTGTCTTTTGAGGACAATGTACATTTTCAACttctgatttgatttatttaactttttggCCGTGCCAGTTATTATCATCTTTTATTTCAACTTTTTCAATGTTTTGAAGTAATATGATGAGCGAATGTTTAAGTATTTAATTTCTCTAATTCAACgcctaaatttttttattaaacgaATCTTATTAATAAATATGTCATTATATATTAACAACATAtcatttatttcaatataatttattcaataagaccataaaaaaataaagaaaaatagtgTCTATATAAACACACTTCTCAAAAAAAGAAATGCTTATATTTGACAGGGTGTTTATAAAGGGAAGTAGCTACTATAAATGGTCTCATAATCTAATTCAAACATGCGACAAATAAAATTAGGTGTTCATTATAAGGTGTGTATAAAATGagtagtttttatattttatttttatatctaaaATGCCCCTAATACTCGAGTATTTAAAAAACTGAAGCATAGATATCCACCTACTTTGAAGTAAAGAACTATAATTTTTTCCTTGTCCATAATTTTAGGCTTTGAGCTTAtacaaatatgttaattttacttttaaattattgttcttCTATAATGGATCCAGAAGTTTGTCATGTTATGTAAACTTGAGCTTAATGATGGAAATTTAACGGATTAAACAAGCTAATAGATATAGTATATAACATAGTATaatgttaattattaaaattgtttaaaatgatgTTGAAATTTAAGCACTTGCTAACGAAAAAGTGGGTGACTAAAGTTAGATTCACCTAATGAGGAACAAACTTATATAATCATTAGTTGAGGGTAGAGATTTTTCAAAAGACTAACTAAAAGAGTATATCAACTCAACATGGGTTATTCATAAATATAACCTGAgacacaatatttattttacaatttaaaattaatgcatgagaatatttaaataatttatattggttTTTAGGAGTTAGGGAAGAAATGAGAGAAGTTAATAACATTCCTTCTGAAAGGGATGGATGTTGAGCTATATTGAAGTAACATAAGTCTCATTGATGATCAACATTGATTTGATGATAATGAGTGATGATAGCAACTTTGCTCATGGTGCGTCGACTTTAGAGGAATCCATCATGCATTCACATCCTTTCATGTTTCCAAATCCTCACCCATAAATATTATTTCTCCCTTTGGTTTGATCAAGCATGAAAGTAGAATCACTTTGtaccaaaataaaaagttgaataAATCTTCTTATGTAAACATACAAAAATATTGCTGGTGGCATACATAATCTAAAGTTATTTAAGtaaaaattgagatatttttacTTAAGAGAGATAAATTCTTGTACGACattttagttaaattctttaataaaaaagtgGTCCAATAAAGATAATTGTGGTCCTCTTACCCTCGTAATGCTAATCCTCTATTGGATAAAGTGCAGGTTGGTGACAATTCTATTGTCCAATTAATCATCTTTCAAGGTAATATATAATGCCATTGATGTTGATTGGAAAACATAAATGGGTTAAATTTGTACAAGGTCTACCCACAAGGGCACAAAACCCTTCTATGAATAGGACTCCTTTTCatgatgaaataataataacttgagAAGTTAAAGAACTACTTGTCGAGGGAGTAAATTGCCTCATGACATCTATCTGTTTGTACGCAACATAAGAATCTAGGAAGGACAAACACTTACAAAGGAATCCGAGATTCCAAAATCCACACACTCACACCGTCcaaattaaaatcaacaagtaatattaatcatattgataaataaattaatggcCTCATTCCATTTTAATCGcacaattcaaatttaaatatagtattttaaattataaaatcaaatttaaatttattatttttaaactatcCGATTAAATATTAGACGACCGTTTTTCTCTAACTATAATTTGCGGTATTTACAAAGCGtttacaatttcaattttcaactaAATATCCAAACAGAAATTTATTCATCTTTATAATGAGACTAAAATATGAATTCCCTTAATTGCAATCATATAAGACTAAGATGAGCaactttgattaaaaaaattataaatatatgatcAATGTTTAGATATAAAGATACATGTAATAGTCATCGAAAACtatttattctctcaattttaaagcaattaaaaaattatattgattaattataatacatacttttattatatttttatagttcATAGATTAAattggagaaaaaaattaatagtttagaaacaaaatgatGACATACAAccaatttcaatatatttttacaacTTGACAAAATGCAAAAtgtctattttttctttttttataacaaaataaaaatgtttattaaatatgaataaaaaagcTATTTTACCAATCCATGGTgatattctatttttatatgtatgtgAAAAAGAAAGAGTAACTAATTTGATTGGGGGCGACAAACATATccaaaaataggattttagggGATGATGTCATAATGACAGTGGACCCCAGTTATGAAGATGAAGTAACTGTTGAACTGTCTATAAATTTGTTCTGCGGAAAAAAAGAAGAGACACATATACACTCTGAAGTctcaaaaaaatgaatatttgaaatttaaacatTGAAGttgtgtgtgagagagagagaaaagaagAGAAGAGTAATGGTGGAAAAGTGGAAGCAAGATGTTTTGGTTGGGATAAATGGAATAGCTTCTTCTACTCCACCACCCACATGGAGACTTCACCTTCCATCTCAACAAAACAACAACCTTCTTCATCAATTCCTCAACTTTCCCACCACAACCTCAACCATTTCTGCTAGAAAGCTATGTGCTAAACTCTGGCAAATTCAACATATCTCATTTGCTAAGATCAACAATTATGGTACTAATACACTCCGCCGTCGCCGCCTCCAATTAGCTCAGCCTTCAGACACCCTTTCTCACAAGGTTTTGTTTCAGTTTATGCTTCATTGTTTGTTTTGCACTATTAAACACTCTATATGCTTGCTTTTTCTTTTCATGATTTGCTTCTCTACTATTCTTTGATTGGatttaattatttgagtttatgaCATCTTAATAAGAGCCTTTCAACTTAGTTTTTTAAAGTTCTCCTCGATGATTTCAGATCCTCTCTATTTTTCAGCTCAATTACTATAGTTTTGTGTGTGTAAAATTAGTAAATGCTTAATTTTTATCACATGTTCTAGAAATATGTGTCATTTTACACATAATTATGGTAATAGAATAGaactttcaattttattttatcttttgtaaaAGAAATAACCTATACATACAATGATAATGATAAGATAAGTTATACGcgtttaattaagttgtttatcgaAATATGGTGTATGTAAAATCTAACCCTTCAATTGAAGGCATGTCAAATACCAGTACAACATTAACACATATAgttacattcaatcacttcTACTTTCTTGTCGGCGTGAATATTTTGGCCAGTGTCCGTACGAGTCTCAAGGCTTTGttctcttgggaagttgggatcTGATTTGGTGGGTAGGGGTGTTCCACTTAGTTCCATCACACACACATAGCCTTAAACTTTTACTTTAAACTATTCTTTTGCTAAATGTATTCCcatcttttttgttgttttcttttccAATGCCTTAATGGAAATTTCACTTAGAATTGCAATTGGCCTATTGTAGTACTTTGCAGTAACTTGAAATTGACTGTTCTTTTCTTGCTTAGacttgtttaaattttattgtctAAAGTTAAGTGCGTTGTTGCTTAGGTGTTTCAAGTTACTTTGAATTTTCTCGTATGTATTGATTATGTATAttcttactttatttaacaGCTTGCTTCCCACTTTTTGTATATTTCTTGAAGTCAAATTTTTTTCGTCTGCGTTTTGCGCACTTTTGATGAATGGAGAAACATATGTATAATGTGTCTTATTCATTGTGTTGATGGTTTAATGTTTTTCTGTTGAAATGACGATTGTTACCTTCTTGTGTCTTATTTCAGCCAGCATCTGCTAGTAGCATAAGAAGGCATGTTGTCACATCACTTGTTCGGCGCCATAGATCTATCAATAGAAATGGCAGTGCTCTAAAGCCTATATCTCCTTCTTGTTACAGTAGCTCAGTGCAAGTAAGCAAATTTTTGTGCAGTTAAATTCTTACCTATTCTATATCACACTTTCattgttcaaaattttaaaataaacattttagtCATCATGCATTTCTTCTGTTCACTGATCCTCCTAGACAATTTCTatttaatgcatttttttttgtcctttggAGATGTTAAAAATGATATGTTATTTTGCTTTAAACAGGTGGCACGATATAAATGTGCAGTAAC from Cicer arietinum cultivar CDC Frontier isolate Library 1 chromosome 3, Cicar.CDCFrontier_v2.0, whole genome shotgun sequence encodes:
- the LOC101508515 gene encoding protein ABIL1-like isoform X3, with the translated sequence MLNWEGEGRGLRRSLKRSFFLLNWKLKMCLINMLDMLVLEGVMVRHISMLKLFLKSLKGRVWLRGIGLFIICFKMSWILDFMLCRLSLRRLLKFNAKEERVLDNLKDYAVRALVNAVDHLGTVAYKLTDLLEQHTLDVSTMDLKVSTINQKLLTCQIYTQKEGLRQQQLLAFIPRHHKHYILPNSVNKKVHFSPHIQIDAKQNSFQTRTRFQSSGAPPAKTLSWHLASETKSTLKGTPHASPNIENPKFSAKASGFFHLLDNEESTWMKSSPAQIHLTNGVPTSSIPVQTLGGTRRDALDGSKPLTAFRSFDNANRRESDQTPTRSRSVPSAFFVKQKTPKSKAGSFS
- the LOC101508515 gene encoding protein ABIL1-like isoform X1 — translated: MDLKVSTINQKLLTCQIYTQKEGLRQQQLLAFIPRHHKHYILPNSVNKKVHFSPHIQIDAKQNSFQTRTRFQSSGAPPAKTLSWHLASETKSTLKGTPHASPNIENPKFSAKASGFFHLLDNEESTWMKSSPAQIHLTNGVPTSSIPVQTLGGTRRDALDGSKPLTAFRSFDNANRRESDQTPTRSRSVPSAFFVKQKTPKSKAGSFS
- the LOC101508515 gene encoding protein ABIL1-like isoform X2 yields the protein MDLKVSTINQKEGLRQQQLLAFIPRHHKHYILPNSVNKKVHFSPHIQIDAKQNSFQTRTRFQSSGAPPAKTLSWHLASETKSTLKGTPHASPNIENPKFSAKASGFFHLLDNEESTWMKSSPAQIHLTNGVPTSSIPVQTLGGTRRDALDGSKPLTAFRSFDNANRRESDQTPTRSRSVPSAFFVKQKTPKSKAGSFS
- the LOC105851730 gene encoding sufE-like protein 1, chloroplastic/mitochondrial, coding for MHIASATTIMSTTNSLSSSSFRLFTSKFPLSFFNKNTSPFVITPKNILFSFKPITFQTLPTKPLPSSSSSSTSLQPIEELPPKLQEIVNLFQSVQEPKSKYEQLLFYGKNLKPLEPQFKTKDNKVEGCVSQVWVRAYLDSDKNVVYEADSDSVLTKGLAALLVQGFSGRPVNEIIRVTPDFVVLLGKKHFCFMLKMRKRVLLNLTQLEILILKMIALLRIRVTLL
- the LOC101488497 gene encoding uncharacterized protein At5g41620-like, translated to MVEKWKQDVLVGINGIASSTPPPTWRLHLPSQQNNNLLHQFLNFPTTTSTISARKLCAKLWQIQHISFAKINNYGTNTLRRRRLQLAQPSDTLSHKPASASSIRRHVVTSLVRRHRSINRNGSALKPISPSCYSSSVQVARYKCAVTPTSSLDVKGMIEESKSRYNITTSTELLSVLNRIWSLEEQLASNISAVETLRMELGRSQT